In Treponema denticola, one genomic interval encodes:
- a CDS encoding TIGR03545 family protein: protein MTDTNNESLQKDELKAAKKAAKEAKKLEKVKRLFKKRYTKRSLNRKIYKKLFVPADKDFIQGFIVSSIDEKTNKEYFEFDKTKINDKAQLKRINKIALEIGRQKGRVNFPAVLGALACIFAVLFFVYIFRNVLAKKIVVGGSEAAFGAKCEVSLVDFDLFNTRFRIQGYKVANKKEPMRNLFEIQNIDFYFNLLELSRGKFVAENMAIEGFTWNTERTTSGALPPKKPKPADPNKKPNPITELINAELKKAQSQVSVDSGLKAVQDKIDPRKILEREKAAFKTPEITEKIINSVDPMAQKWIKTKDDVEKQVLDTIESVQKLMAIDINKINDIKQLQELIEIIQKVVKTGQDDFDLANRLFNDVQNDINDVDKLAREAGNAVTNDLNRLNNIAGQIKSINIDTGKKLVADLINTFIVNTLGTYYPYFVQGMELLQSSQKQPKQEKELTLAQKSKTMERLPGKTFIFGKDSVPTFLIRNISLSGHHPEKDVFEIGGRAKAITNDYDKLGIPLTINLSAAHGKLKETAEGIIDLRSYTNELVDTDFTFEGLDMDIPSPADAVPSLTGILKTGGGVKVSKDKDVVINANMEIMKSILTVQKFEPGFVFEIYQNILSDIKKINVKTTLTINKGESFTLDVDTDVDDQIAAALKKEFARQVEKVKAELLKQGQKWLDEQKETYKKEIDTFMSAANKAKKLLDDVKNYEKILDKKKAEAEKRIKDIAAGKIQEVQNEVKKEAENRVKDLLKGFGF, encoded by the coding sequence ATGACGGATACAAATAATGAATCATTGCAAAAAGATGAACTTAAAGCGGCAAAGAAGGCCGCAAAAGAGGCTAAAAAACTTGAAAAGGTAAAAAGACTTTTTAAAAAGCGTTATACAAAAAGATCTCTTAATCGGAAAATCTACAAAAAGCTTTTTGTTCCGGCAGATAAAGATTTTATTCAAGGTTTTATAGTTTCAAGTATCGATGAAAAAACAAACAAAGAGTACTTTGAATTCGACAAAACAAAGATAAACGATAAGGCTCAATTAAAACGAATAAACAAAATAGCTTTGGAAATAGGCAGGCAAAAGGGAAGGGTAAATTTTCCGGCAGTGCTAGGTGCTTTAGCCTGCATTTTTGCAGTTCTATTCTTTGTATATATTTTTAGAAATGTATTGGCAAAAAAAATTGTAGTCGGAGGCTCTGAAGCTGCTTTCGGTGCAAAATGTGAGGTAAGCCTTGTAGACTTCGACTTGTTTAACACTAGGTTTAGAATCCAAGGATATAAGGTTGCAAATAAAAAAGAACCCATGCGCAATTTATTTGAAATCCAAAATATAGACTTTTATTTTAACCTTCTGGAATTAAGCCGCGGAAAATTTGTTGCAGAAAATATGGCGATTGAAGGTTTTACATGGAATACTGAAAGAACGACTTCCGGAGCCTTGCCTCCAAAAAAACCAAAACCTGCAGATCCCAATAAGAAGCCTAACCCAATTACGGAACTTATAAATGCTGAACTTAAAAAAGCGCAATCCCAAGTATCCGTTGACAGCGGTTTAAAAGCCGTTCAAGATAAAATAGATCCTAGAAAAATTCTTGAACGCGAAAAAGCCGCTTTTAAAACTCCTGAAATTACCGAGAAAATTATAAATTCCGTAGATCCGATGGCTCAAAAATGGATTAAGACTAAGGACGATGTAGAAAAACAGGTTTTAGACACCATTGAGTCTGTTCAAAAACTAATGGCCATAGATATAAATAAGATTAACGATATAAAACAGCTTCAAGAGCTGATCGAAATTATCCAAAAAGTAGTTAAAACAGGGCAGGATGATTTTGATTTAGCAAACCGTCTTTTTAATGATGTTCAAAACGATATAAATGATGTTGATAAGCTGGCACGGGAAGCAGGTAATGCTGTTACAAATGACTTAAACCGTTTAAACAACATTGCAGGACAAATAAAATCTATCAATATCGATACCGGTAAAAAACTGGTTGCCGATCTTATAAACACTTTTATAGTAAATACTCTTGGAACATATTATCCTTATTTTGTTCAGGGAATGGAACTTTTACAAAGCTCTCAAAAACAGCCTAAACAAGAAAAGGAACTTACGTTAGCTCAAAAATCGAAAACTATGGAACGCCTTCCCGGCAAAACCTTTATCTTCGGCAAGGATTCGGTTCCGACTTTCTTGATACGGAATATTTCGCTTTCAGGTCATCATCCTGAAAAGGATGTCTTTGAAATCGGAGGAAGAGCTAAGGCTATAACTAATGATTACGATAAACTCGGTATTCCTCTTACAATTAATTTAAGTGCAGCCCATGGAAAATTAAAAGAAACTGCAGAGGGTATAATCGATTTACGTTCTTATACAAATGAGCTCGTCGATACCGATTTTACATTTGAAGGCTTGGATATGGATATTCCTTCTCCTGCAGATGCCGTTCCTTCTCTTACAGGTATCTTAAAAACCGGAGGCGGTGTAAAGGTTTCTAAAGATAAGGATGTAGTTATCAATGCAAATATGGAAATCATGAAAAGCATTCTTACAGTGCAAAAGTTTGAACCGGGCTTTGTTTTTGAAATCTACCAAAACATTCTATCAGATATAAAAAAGATAAACGTAAAAACAACCCTTACAATCAATAAGGGAGAAAGTTTTACCCTTGATGTCGATACGGATGTCGATGATCAGATAGCGGCAGCCTTAAAAAAAGAATTCGCCCGTCAGGTTGAAAAAGTAAAAGCAGAGCTTTTAAAGCAGGGACAAAAGTGGCTTGATGAACAAAAAGAAACTTATAAAAAAGAAATCGACACCTTTATGTCGGCAGCAAATAAGGCTAAAAAACTTCTTGATGATGTAAAAAATTACGAAAAAATCTTAGACAAAAAGAAGGCTGAAGCCGAAAAACGTATAAAAGATATTGCTGCAGGAAAAATACAGGAAGTGCAAAACGAGGTAAAAAAAGAAGCAGAAAACAGGGTAAAAGATCTTTTAAAAGGATTCGGATTTTAA
- a CDS encoding NFACT RNA binding domain-containing protein — MSLNNKEIDLILEELKLEGYFIQKIIQPSYTALVFYLYKDKPLTLFISLDAGACRLHSTHKKIPKFDKPMRFMELLKSRIKGGKILKAEQLNEDRIIRLHIASGAGDFFLYLRLWSGAANIVLTDENNLIIDAFYRRPKKGEISGETWLTPEPQKIKKQDYCVREYDKTKSFNEAVEEWYINNAPKVSKEALQDEAENLYGTKILKIEKALLKLKAKREEFLNAQSLKNAGDLLFSNLHLIKKGMKFIELEDYTKNGAKINITLDPLKTPQENANLYYEKYKKAVSGLDALEEDIISAEKEIEKLKEKIEKIKTEENPYLIQKILQKEKIPVQQKAKNTKTAPGLKFFSEGWTILVGRTAAENDELLRHFVKGADLWLHTRDYAGGYVFIKARAGKSIPLSVLIKAGNLAVFYSKARKNGQADLYTTQVKHLRRAKNAPKGTVLPTHEKNLSIKLDEKILKQLEEEKISAL; from the coding sequence ATGTCATTAAACAATAAAGAAATAGATCTAATTCTTGAAGAGCTGAAACTAGAGGGCTATTTTATTCAAAAAATAATTCAGCCCTCTTATACAGCCTTGGTCTTTTATTTATATAAGGATAAGCCTCTTACTCTTTTTATTTCTCTTGATGCCGGAGCATGCCGGCTTCATTCTACACATAAAAAAATTCCTAAATTCGATAAGCCTATGCGTTTTATGGAGCTTTTAAAATCCAGAATCAAGGGCGGAAAAATCCTAAAAGCGGAACAACTAAACGAAGACAGAATCATACGTCTTCACATTGCAAGCGGAGCAGGGGACTTTTTTTTATATTTAAGGCTGTGGAGCGGGGCTGCAAACATAGTTTTAACCGATGAAAATAACCTTATAATCGACGCTTTTTACCGCCGGCCCAAGAAGGGCGAAATCTCAGGCGAAACTTGGCTGACTCCCGAACCTCAAAAAATTAAAAAACAAGATTATTGTGTTCGCGAGTATGACAAAACAAAAAGTTTTAATGAGGCTGTCGAAGAATGGTATATTAATAATGCGCCAAAGGTTTCAAAAGAAGCCCTGCAGGACGAGGCCGAAAACCTTTACGGAACTAAGATATTAAAAATCGAAAAAGCTCTTTTAAAACTTAAAGCAAAAAGGGAAGAATTTTTAAACGCTCAAAGTTTAAAAAATGCAGGAGATTTGCTTTTTTCAAACCTTCATCTGATAAAAAAGGGAATGAAATTTATAGAACTTGAAGATTACACAAAAAACGGTGCAAAAATAAATATTACTTTGGATCCTCTAAAAACACCCCAAGAAAATGCAAATCTATATTACGAAAAATATAAAAAAGCCGTTTCGGGTTTAGATGCCTTGGAAGAAGATATTATATCGGCCGAAAAAGAAATAGAAAAACTAAAAGAAAAAATAGAAAAAATTAAAACGGAAGAAAACCCTTATTTAATTCAAAAAATTCTTCAAAAAGAAAAAATTCCGGTTCAGCAAAAAGCAAAAAATACGAAAACCGCTCCGGGCTTAAAATTCTTTTCGGAAGGGTGGACTATTTTAGTAGGCCGAACGGCAGCCGAAAATGATGAGCTTTTGCGTCATTTTGTTAAGGGGGCTGACCTTTGGCTTCACACAAGGGATTATGCAGGCGGCTATGTTTTTATAAAGGCTAGGGCAGGGAAGAGTATACCTTTGTCTGTTTTGATTAAGGCCGGAAACCTCGCAGTCTTTTATTCAAAGGCGAGAAAAAACGGACAAGCAGATTTGTATACCACTCAGGTAAAACATTTACGCAGAGCAAAAAATGCACCCAAAGGAACCGTTCTTCCTACCCATGAAAAAAATCTTTCCATAAAACTGGATGAAAAAATCTTAAAACAATTGGAAGAAGAAAAAATATCGGCTTTATAA
- a CDS encoding metallophosphoesterase: MNSLEYFNKGIFASPEALEKLKSAEKARLILISDTHGNVDTIIDILGREGKKSDAVLFSGDGLADFLNYITISQYEKELMECMPPVAALVMGNCDSKKYVLNLDAVKPGADFGFKKNPEQYLEFFEFIFLEACRKKILLTHGHEFYVDFELNTLLNFARQQDCSVAVFGHTHVPLSKEINGIFLINPGSASRPRMGSNKSYGILTMSKNTKPSMEFKNL; the protein is encoded by the coding sequence GTGAATTCTTTGGAGTACTTTAATAAAGGGATTTTTGCATCTCCTGAAGCTCTTGAAAAACTAAAATCCGCCGAAAAAGCACGCCTTATTTTAATTTCGGACACACACGGTAATGTAGATACTATAATCGATATTTTAGGCCGCGAGGGAAAAAAATCCGATGCCGTTTTATTTTCGGGAGACGGCCTTGCAGATTTTTTAAATTATATAACGATTTCACAATATGAAAAAGAGCTGATGGAATGTATGCCTCCTGTAGCAGCCCTCGTTATGGGAAATTGCGATTCAAAAAAATATGTTCTAAATTTAGATGCCGTAAAACCGGGAGCGGATTTCGGCTTTAAAAAAAATCCCGAACAATATTTGGAATTTTTTGAATTTATTTTTTTAGAGGCTTGCCGTAAAAAAATTCTTTTAACCCACGGGCATGAATTCTATGTAGATTTTGAATTAAATACCCTTTTAAATTTTGCACGGCAGCAAGACTGTTCGGTTGCTGTTTTCGGCCATACCCATGTACCATTGAGTAAAGAAATAAACGGAATATTTTTGATAAATCCGGGCTCTGCCTCAAGACCTAGAATGGGCTCAAATAAGAGTTATGGAATTTTGACAATGAGCAAAAATACAAAACCGTCAATGGAATTTAAAAATTTATAA
- the lipA gene encoding lipoyl synthase, which produces MTCNQRKPDWLKIKLPTGELSQEVSNTIKIHKLNTICTSGKCPNQGECWRCGTATFMICGNICTRACKFCNVPTGCPLPLNPNEPMEIAQSVEALKLKHVVLTSVDRDDIKDFGASHWVKVIRAVKQKTPNVTMEVLIPDFQGHEDLVSMIIEAKPEVISHNLETVRRLSPHVRSRATYNTSLKVLKQIADSGLVCKSGIMLGLGETRDEILETMDDLRKINCKVMTIGQYLRPSVKNIEVKEYVRPEVFEEYKQIGLEKGFSFVESGPLVRSSYHAEKHVLS; this is translated from the coding sequence ATGACTTGTAATCAAAGAAAACCTGATTGGTTAAAAATAAAACTTCCTACCGGAGAACTTTCACAAGAAGTGTCGAATACAATAAAAATACATAAATTAAATACTATATGTACCAGCGGCAAATGTCCCAATCAGGGAGAGTGTTGGAGGTGCGGAACTGCAACTTTTATGATTTGCGGAAATATCTGTACGCGTGCATGTAAATTCTGCAATGTGCCTACCGGTTGCCCATTGCCCCTAAATCCTAATGAGCCGATGGAAATAGCTCAATCGGTTGAAGCTTTAAAATTAAAACATGTAGTTTTAACCTCGGTAGATAGGGACGATATAAAAGATTTCGGAGCTTCCCACTGGGTAAAGGTTATAAGAGCCGTAAAACAAAAAACACCGAATGTTACTATGGAAGTTTTGATTCCCGATTTTCAAGGCCATGAAGATTTGGTATCGATGATTATCGAAGCAAAACCGGAGGTAATTTCTCATAATCTTGAAACGGTACGCAGGCTTTCTCCCCATGTCAGAAGCAGGGCTACATATAACACCTCTCTCAAAGTTTTAAAACAAATTGCAGACTCCGGCTTGGTATGCAAATCCGGTATTATGTTGGGGCTTGGTGAAACAAGGGATGAAATTTTAGAAACGATGGACGATTTACGCAAAATAAACTGCAAAGTTATGACCATAGGCCAATACCTTAGACCCTCTGTAAAAAATATTGAGGTTAAAGAATATGTAAGGCCTGAAGTCTTTGAAGAATATAAACAAATAGGCTTGGAAAAAGGCTTTTCTTTTGTGGAAAGCGGACCCCTTGTTCGTTCCAGTTATCATGCCGAAAAACATGTGTTGAGCTAA
- the miaB gene encoding tRNA (N6-isopentenyl adenosine(37)-C2)-methylthiotransferase MiaB codes for MTYFFETYGCQMNQAESSSMEQILLEKGWTNSSDVEHCDLLIINTCSVRITAENRVLGRLGHFSGLKKKRKFFVLLIGCMAERLYTEIQKEFPLIDYVVGMFERNLLPQIFDEIKARLRDDNYMAEFTHNNIEEKPVSGYYFAPLSHSPKSFQSYVPIMNGCNNFCTYCIVPYVRGREVSRPVNEILQEITELSSRGVREITLLGQNVNSYKGEDGEGRVIDFPKLLSLIAKEADKTDMIRWIRFMSSHPKDMSDALIDTIAAEKRLCKLVHLPVQHGSDTILKRMNRIYTVEHYKNRIKRLKESIPDIALSTDILMGFPGETEDDVKATLDLMQEIEFDSAFMYHYNPREGTKAFNYPDRIPEEIKIERLGRVIDLQLKITAKKMKAKLGKKVDILVESHSRNERSELFGHTEQGEMTVIQGNPPESLIGNFAHAELKELKGKTFRANLN; via the coding sequence ATGACTTACTTTTTTGAAACATACGGCTGTCAGATGAATCAGGCTGAATCCTCATCAATGGAACAGATTCTGCTCGAAAAGGGGTGGACGAATTCCTCCGATGTCGAACACTGCGATTTACTTATAATAAATACTTGTTCCGTACGCATAACTGCCGAAAACAGGGTTCTGGGAAGGCTGGGACATTTTTCGGGCTTGAAAAAAAAGCGTAAATTTTTTGTGCTTTTAATAGGCTGCATGGCTGAAAGGCTTTATACAGAAATACAAAAGGAATTCCCGCTCATCGATTATGTTGTCGGAATGTTTGAACGCAATCTTCTTCCTCAAATTTTTGATGAAATTAAAGCCCGCCTTAGAGATGATAATTATATGGCGGAGTTTACTCATAACAATATCGAAGAAAAACCCGTGTCGGGTTATTATTTCGCGCCTCTTTCCCATTCGCCGAAGTCCTTTCAAAGCTATGTGCCCATTATGAACGGCTGCAATAATTTTTGCACTTATTGTATTGTGCCCTATGTTCGGGGCAGGGAAGTTTCTCGTCCCGTAAATGAAATATTGCAAGAAATTACCGAGCTTTCATCAAGGGGAGTAAGGGAAATTACCTTGCTCGGCCAAAACGTAAATTCCTATAAAGGAGAAGACGGGGAGGGTAGAGTAATCGATTTTCCAAAACTTTTAAGTCTTATAGCGAAAGAAGCGGATAAGACAGATATGATAAGATGGATACGCTTTATGTCGAGTCATCCTAAGGATATGTCCGATGCCTTAATCGACACAATCGCTGCCGAAAAAAGACTTTGCAAACTTGTTCATCTTCCGGTTCAGCACGGCTCCGATACAATTTTAAAAAGAATGAACAGGATTTACACGGTTGAACATTATAAGAACAGAATAAAACGCTTAAAAGAAAGCATACCGGATATAGCCTTGAGTACCGATATTCTGATGGGCTTCCCCGGTGAAACCGAAGATGATGTAAAGGCTACATTGGATTTGATGCAGGAAATAGAATTCGATTCGGCCTTTATGTATCATTATAATCCGCGTGAAGGAACAAAGGCTTTTAATTATCCTGACAGGATTCCTGAAGAAATAAAAATAGAAAGATTGGGCCGTGTAATTGACTTACAGTTAAAAATTACGGCAAAAAAAATGAAGGCAAAGCTCGGCAAAAAGGTAGATATCTTGGTTGAATCCCATTCGAGAAATGAAAGGTCTGAACTTTTCGGACACACCGAACAAGGAGAGATGACCGTAATTCAGGGCAATCCTCCCGAATCCTTAATCGGAAATTTTGCCCATGCAGAACTAAAAGAACTAAAAGGAAAAACATTTAGAGCAAATCTTAATTAG
- a CDS encoding DUF2062 domain-containing protein, whose protein sequence is MIKYVTSFFKSINANAHPGDIAHAVALGLFLAILPKNNLTFTFLFFLSIFIRINKGAFFISFILFGFVTPFMDIIINNIGFWAVQLSFLRPIFIALENIPFVALFKLSNTMVLGGIIWGLILYIPVYILTKIIVAKYRKYMQPAVNVKGVGLLGKIPLLRHLTKISDIKDNF, encoded by the coding sequence ATGATAAAATATGTAACTTCATTTTTTAAATCCATTAATGCAAATGCTCATCCTGGTGATATAGCTCATGCCGTCGCCTTAGGCCTTTTTTTGGCAATATTACCTAAAAATAATTTAACCTTTACGTTTTTGTTTTTTTTATCTATTTTTATCCGCATAAATAAAGGAGCCTTTTTTATATCTTTTATTTTATTCGGCTTTGTAACTCCCTTTATGGATATAATAATAAACAATATAGGTTTTTGGGCTGTTCAATTATCATTTTTACGCCCCATCTTTATCGCCTTAGAAAACATTCCTTTTGTAGCTCTTTTTAAGCTTTCGAACACAATGGTCTTAGGGGGCATAATTTGGGGACTTATACTGTATATTCCCGTATACATCTTAACAAAAATTATAGTAGCAAAGTATAGAAAATATATGCAGCCTGCTGTAAATGTAAAGGGCGTCGGCTTGTTAGGTAAGATACCGCTTCTTCGCCACTTAACAAAAATATCTGATATAAAGGACAATTTTTAA